The Thermincola ferriacetica region AGGCATCTTTTAAATTTGCCTGGCTGAGAAGGTTACGTAAAGAAATGTCCTGGGTATTGCCCAGTTGGGGAACTGCCACCCGCTTACCATCCAGATCCTTCACTTTCTCTATATCTGCTCCTTTTCTGGCAATAAGAACGGCACCTGCGTCAGCAGCCCCGGAAATAATTCTGAGTCCTCCCTTAGATTTAACAAAACCATTAATGGCTGGAACCGGTCCTATGTAACCCAGGTCAATCTCACCTGCCAGGAGGGCCTCGATTTCAGTGGGCCCGGCATTAAAGATATGTTCCTGGATCGTAACTTCAGAACCCATCGCTTTTTGGAAAGTCCCGTCCCCAAATCCTGCCAGGGCCTGCGCATGGGTCAGATTAGGAAAATAACCTACTCTGATCACCTGTTTCCCATCCTGGCTTTTCTCGGTTTTATCACCGCTACAGCCGGCAAGCGCCACTATAGCCAAAACACTTAAAATTAGTACACCCAGCTTTAATTTCCTTCTATTTAACATTTTTATAAGATCCCCCTTTATTTTAACTCCTAGTTCTCCTATCGGAATTAATGTTTTTAGTTGTTTTTAATATTAACAATATTTATGGGTATTGTCAATTACAAATTCATTACAATGTAGATGACAAAGCCGCATTACAAAATTAAGGGGAGGTTAAATGATTCCTCCGCCACAGGCGAAATCAAAAAATGGAGGGCATATTATTCTTCCGCTCACGGACGAAATCTCCTCCGGCAGCCGCTCCCACTGCGTGGGTCGCGGGCCGGAGGACGATTTAAGTCCCCGCTCCGAATAATATGCCCCCCTGACACCAGAAGAACAACAGGACGATTTTAGCCCCGCTCCGGAAAACATTTAACCTCCCCGAATTTTTCAGAATAACCTTGTCAACAGCCTGAGGGCTGCCCATAACGGCAGCCCTCAAGCCACAGTTGTTTACCTCTGAACCCTGCCTGAACCATCGCCGGACATGAGGTTTTTTACTTCTTCAACAGTAACGTGATTAAAATCGCCCAAAATCGTGTGCTTCAGACATGAAGCAGCAGCAGCAAAATTAACGGCATCTTCTGGTGTATAGTCGTTTAGCAACGCGTAGAGCAGTCCGCCCACAAAAGAATCGCCACCGCCAACTCGGTCCACAATTCTGATGTTGTATTTCCTGGAGAAATAATAGTCTTTTCCGTCATAGAGCATACCAGACCAGCCGTTATCAGAAGCAGAATAGCTTTCCCGCAGGGTGATAGCCACATATTTAAAACCGAACTTCTCCGCCAGTTTCCGCGCTACATCTTTATATCCTTCCCTGCTCAATTCACCGGAAGTAATATCAGTATTGTCCGCTTTGATGCCAAAAACTTTTTCCGCATCCTCTTCGTTACCTATTGCCACGTCGACGTACTGCATCAATTCGGTCATCACCTGGCGGGCTTTTTCCGTTGACCATAGTTTTTTCCTATAATTCAGGTCACAGCTTACAGTCAGGCCCATTTCCTTGGCAACTCTGGCTGCTGCCAGGGTAAGTCTGGCAGCAGAATCACTCAGGGCAGGCGTTATCCCGGTAAAGTGGAACCATGCAGCACCGGAAAAAATCTGTTGCCAGTCAAAGTCTCCTTCTACAGCCGTAGCAATAGCTGAATTGGCCCGGTCGTAAACTACTTTGGAGGGACGCTGGGAAGCGCCGGTCTCAAGGAAGTAGATACCCAACCTTTCGCCGCCCCTGGCAATATAGTCCGTTTTAACCCCAAACCTCCGGAGGTGGTTAATAGCGCTCTGGCCTATTGGATTATCAGGTACCTTGGTCACAAAGTAAGCATCTTCGCCAAAGTTGGCCAGGGATACCGCCACATTGGACTCCCCGCCTCCGTATGTAACATCAAAGCTCTCCGCCTGTACAAATCTCTGATATCCGGGTGTGGACAACCGCAACATGATTTCCCCGAATGTTACTACCTTCTTACTCATCGTCATTCCCCCTGTATGCTTAGAGTGTAACTTTCAGTATAAAGTTTTTACAAGCGGCAGTTGTTAACCGGCCTTCCTCGCCGCTTTAACCGCTTCCACAAAGAGACTGGCGGTCCTGGTCACTTCATCGTAATCTCCCCGCCTGGCTCCTGCCGTTAGGTCCGATCCCACACCGACAGCAATGGCGCCAGCCTTAATCCATTCACCCACATTCTGCAGGCTCACCCCACCCGTAGGCATTAGCGAGGCCTGGGGCAACGGGCCTTTGATATCTTTAATTATCCGGGGTCCATATACGTCACCGGGAAAAACCTTGATTATATCGGCTCCTGCCTCCATAGCGGTAATGGTTTCGGTTACAGTCATGCAGCCAGGCATGTAAGGTACCTGGTAACGATTGCATAATTTGGCTGTTTCCAGATTAAAAGACGGACTGACAACAAACTCAGCGCCCGCCAGTATGGCAATCCGGGCAGTCTCAGCATCCAAAACCGTTCCCGCTCCTACCAGCAATTCTTCCCTGGAAAATTTCTTCCGGAGAATCCTGATCACTTCGTCGGCGCCTGGCACCGTAAAGGTTATTTCTATCGCATTAACACCCCCCCTGATACAGGCATCGGAAATCAACTCCGCCTTTTCGGGGCTGTCCGCTCGCACAACTGCTACAATTCCGGTATCAATTATTCTCTGTAAAATTTCCATCTTACGCATTACCTTCATCTCCTACTCCCTGGTATAAGCTGTCTGCAATTTCTTTAAAAGATTGGTATATGATTCCCGTATCAACGGAATAAGCAATGTACTGAACCCCTAAGGCCAGCCATTTCCTGGCCGCGTCAACATCATCCACAAAGGTACCTACGATTTTACCCGCTTCCCGGGCCCGGTCAATAATTTCCCGCATCCTGGCAACCACCAGGGGGTGGTCAACCTGACCGGGCAAACCCAGGGACTGGGATAAATCGTAGGGGCCGATAAATATGACATCAATGCCCTCAACCTGGAGAATATCCTGGATGTTTTCCATCCCTTCTTCCCCTTCGATGTGAATAATGGTCCGGGTGTTTTGGTTGGCCAGAGTAAAATAGGCCTGCCGGTCCACCGAAGAATAGCCTGCAGCGCGTACATACCTGCAAACGCCCCGTTCACCCAGGGGAGCAAACTTGGCGGCCTGCACAACCTTCTCGGCATCGGTTCGGGTACTTACCTGGGGTACCTGTACCGCATCTGCCCCGATATCCAGTGCCCTGGATATCAACGCAGGGTTGTTTTCTGAAACCCTAATAACAGCCGAGAGACCCGATAATTTGGCCGCCCTGACCATCTCTTCGGCCACCAGCATATCTAACGGTCCGTGCTCACAATCAATGATTACAAAATCAAAACCTGCGATGCCAATAATCTCTACAAGGGCAGGGTTCGGCAATTTTAAGAAGGGACCGAAAACCACCTGTTTTTTTTCAAACATCCTGTTCAGCGTCATAGGCATACATCTCCGCTAAGTTTTTAGTGAGTCCAACTGGATTGTCCTTTAGTTCCGTCCCCAATTAATAATCTTTTCCCCAAAACTAGACAAGAGCTTTTTCAGTGGAGTTTGAAAAATAATAGGCTTTTAACATATCCATATTTACAGTCACCTTATCTCCGTGTTTGATTTGCACCGTCGGTAGGAGTTTAGCCGTTATCTGGATTCCATCAGCGATCTCCAGATAAGCCAGTTGGTCGGAACCATGAAGTTCCACAATATCTACCCCGGCATCCAGCCGACCGTTATCGGCACCAAAAGCTTCCCCACCTACGAGTACCGCATCGGGCCGGATTCCTAAGGTTACAGATTTTTCACCGGCTGAAACCAGGGCATTCCGGTGGGCGCCCGAAACGGGCAACCTAAAACCGGCGCCTACAAACCAAAGTTGCCC contains the following coding sequences:
- a CDS encoding sugar kinase, with the protein product MSKKVVTFGEIMLRLSTPGYQRFVQAESFDVTYGGGESNVAVSLANFGEDAYFVTKVPDNPIGQSAINHLRRFGVKTDYIARGGERLGIYFLETGASQRPSKVVYDRANSAIATAVEGDFDWQQIFSGAAWFHFTGITPALSDSAARLTLAAARVAKEMGLTVSCDLNYRKKLWSTEKARQVMTELMQYVDVAIGNEEDAEKVFGIKADNTDITSGELSREGYKDVARKLAEKFGFKYVAITLRESYSASDNGWSGMLYDGKDYYFSRKYNIRIVDRVGGGDSFVGGLLYALLNDYTPEDAVNFAAAASCLKHTILGDFNHVTVEEVKNLMSGDGSGRVQR
- a CDS encoding bifunctional 4-hydroxy-2-oxoglutarate aldolase/2-dehydro-3-deoxy-phosphogluconate aldolase — protein: MRKMEILQRIIDTGIVAVVRADSPEKAELISDACIRGGVNAIEITFTVPGADEVIRILRKKFSREELLVGAGTVLDAETARIAILAGAEFVVSPSFNLETAKLCNRYQVPYMPGCMTVTETITAMEAGADIIKVFPGDVYGPRIIKDIKGPLPQASLMPTGGVSLQNVGEWIKAGAIAVGVGSDLTAGARRGDYDEVTRTASLFVEAVKAARKAG
- a CDS encoding HpcH/HpaI aldolase family protein, whose translation is MTLNRMFEKKQVVFGPFLKLPNPALVEIIGIAGFDFVIIDCEHGPLDMLVAEEMVRAAKLSGLSAVIRVSENNPALISRALDIGADAVQVPQVSTRTDAEKVVQAAKFAPLGERGVCRYVRAAGYSSVDRQAYFTLANQNTRTIIHIEGEEGMENIQDILQVEGIDVIFIGPYDLSQSLGLPGQVDHPLVVARMREIIDRAREAGKIVGTFVDDVDAARKWLALGVQYIAYSVDTGIIYQSFKEIADSLYQGVGDEGNA